One region of Exiguobacterium acetylicum genomic DNA includes:
- a CDS encoding ABC transporter permease codes for MNSQSLWKERYQAAMTETVKYTRYMANGGLLFTVYFVILYGLVVYGRFLDQLDPSFPGRFVMAALFLILPLYRTSRTFLVEADQVFLLPVLAKLSGFMQQVRAYNAIFGIIRAVLPFLAVVVLYVRTEQTTPLELVLLGAALALFGAAANLSKLEGIAHRTVLLYAFGAALLVIIDMAWMAIVVALLLMVVLHLKRQDHLPLREWIALEQESRDRFYRLANWFVDVPHLTATYKRRRLLSNMVERIPHRAQTTFDYLYVKQFIRSGDGIGLIVRLTLIGVVFMWLANGNELFVALAIPAFAGLTSFQLAPFTKAVDQHLLTRLLPFGNAVQAKRKIIRFAAISQCIVLTLLGFFLSGSIYVVGGAALALVIGEYYARK; via the coding sequence ATGAACAGCCAGTCCTTATGGAAGGAACGATACCAGGCGGCGATGACGGAAACAGTGAAATATACACGATATATGGCGAATGGTGGACTGTTATTCACCGTTTACTTCGTTATTTTGTACGGTTTAGTCGTCTACGGTCGTTTCCTCGACCAACTCGATCCATCGTTTCCTGGTCGATTCGTCATGGCAGCCTTATTTCTGATTTTACCGCTCTACCGAACAAGTCGGACGTTTCTCGTCGAAGCGGATCAAGTGTTTCTGTTACCGGTATTAGCGAAGTTATCAGGGTTTATGCAACAAGTCCGAGCGTATAATGCGATCTTTGGTATCATTCGTGCGGTGCTTCCGTTTCTAGCAGTCGTTGTCCTCTATGTTCGAACGGAGCAGACGACACCACTTGAACTTGTTTTACTTGGAGCAGCACTTGCTTTGTTCGGAGCGGCTGCGAATTTATCAAAGCTTGAAGGGATCGCACATCGGACGGTGTTACTGTATGCGTTCGGAGCGGCGCTACTCGTCATCATCGATATGGCGTGGATGGCAATCGTCGTCGCACTTCTCTTAATGGTCGTACTCCATTTGAAGCGTCAGGACCATCTTCCTCTACGCGAATGGATTGCACTTGAGCAGGAATCGCGCGATCGTTTTTACCGACTAGCAAATTGGTTCGTCGATGTACCTCATTTGACAGCAACGTATAAACGCCGTCGTCTCTTAAGTAACATGGTCGAGCGGATTCCACATCGAGCGCAAACGACATTCGATTACCTGTATGTCAAACAGTTCATCCGGAGTGGGGACGGCATCGGATTGATTGTTCGTTTGACATTGATTGGGGTCGTATTCATGTGGTTGGCAAACGGTAACGAGTTGTTCGTTGCGCTTGCAATCCCTGCGTTTGCAGGATTGACAAGCTTTCAACTAGCACCGTTTACGAAGGCAGTAGACCAACACCTATTGACTCGTCTATTACCGTTTGGAAATGCTGTACAGGCGAAACGGAAAATCATCCGCTTCGCAGCAATCAGTCAATGCATCGTTTTGACGCTACTTGGATTCTTTTTAAGCGGATCCATCTATGTCGTTGGTGGGGCAGCCTTGGCGCTTGTGATTGGTGAATACTACGCTCGAAAATAA
- a CDS encoding ammonium transporter, translated as MKLEQLAISVDTFYVLFAALLVFTMQIGFLLLETGMLRAKNAGHVAVKQIISFSVAALAFWAIGFGLTFGDGNSIIGTEGFFLQGGFSSLDWSNITIDVKFLFQLSFVAVSLAIAWGGFAERAKLSVYLLFGTFFVAIIYPIIARSVWAGGFLGSLGMQDFAGSTVVHLQGGIAALVAALLLKKRIGAEKTPLLGHNVIYSVVGAFILWLCWFGFNAGSTLTIADGFFSYVALTTLLATAAGALGALAISFWHRRVADIPSIINGVLAALVAITAACAFVEPWAAVVIGFLAGVITYGTSILLASRVDDPLCAFSVHGVAGIWGTLATGFFASPRLVEITGIGQAGLFYGGGFTQLGVQALGVVFAVVIVSVLSYAFLKVLDLTIGLRITREDELRGLDVAEHGQSSYDLPAPVSKELRMVEEEDLSNERVN; from the coding sequence ATGAAACTGGAACAACTCGCTATCTCAGTCGATACGTTTTATGTCTTATTCGCAGCACTGCTCGTCTTTACGATGCAAATCGGATTCTTACTTCTAGAAACAGGGATGTTACGAGCGAAGAACGCGGGGCACGTCGCTGTCAAACAAATCATCAGCTTCTCGGTTGCCGCTCTCGCCTTTTGGGCCATCGGATTCGGATTGACGTTCGGTGATGGCAACTCCATCATCGGAACGGAAGGATTCTTCTTACAAGGAGGGTTCAGCAGTCTTGATTGGTCGAACATCACGATTGATGTGAAGTTCCTCTTCCAACTCTCATTCGTCGCTGTCTCCCTCGCGATCGCTTGGGGCGGATTCGCAGAACGTGCTAAATTATCCGTCTACCTGTTGTTCGGAACGTTTTTCGTTGCCATCATCTATCCGATCATCGCACGTTCCGTTTGGGCAGGTGGATTCCTTGGTTCGCTCGGGATGCAAGACTTCGCTGGATCAACGGTCGTTCACTTACAAGGTGGGATCGCTGCACTCGTTGCTGCTTTACTGCTTAAGAAACGAATCGGTGCTGAAAAAACACCGTTACTCGGACATAACGTCATCTATTCTGTCGTTGGTGCCTTCATCCTCTGGTTATGTTGGTTCGGCTTCAACGCTGGTTCGACACTAACGATTGCCGATGGGTTCTTTAGTTACGTTGCCTTGACGACGTTACTTGCGACTGCAGCAGGTGCCCTCGGTGCTCTTGCCATCTCATTCTGGCACCGTCGTGTCGCAGATATCCCTTCGATCATCAACGGCGTATTAGCTGCACTTGTCGCCATCACAGCAGCCTGTGCCTTCGTTGAACCGTGGGCAGCCGTCGTCATTGGCTTCCTCGCTGGTGTGATCACATATGGAACGAGCATTCTTCTCGCAAGCCGTGTCGATGATCCATTATGTGCCTTCTCCGTTCATGGCGTCGCTGGTATCTGGGGCACACTCGCAACTGGATTCTTCGCTTCACCACGACTCGTTGAAATCACAGGGATCGGACAAGCTGGTCTCTTCTATGGTGGCGGTTTTACGCAACTCGGTGTTCAAGCACTTGGCGTCGTCTTTGCCGTCGTCATCGTCAGCGTCTTGAGTTACGCATTCTTAAAAGTTCTCGATCTTACGATTGGTCTTCGGATCACACGCGAAGATGAACTCCGTGGACTGGACGTTGCGGAACATGGTCAATCTTCTTACGATCTCCCTGCTCCTGTCAGCAAAGAATTACGTATGGTCGAAGAAGAAGACCTCTCAAACGAACGCGTCAATTAA
- a CDS encoding MerR family transcriptional regulator, with protein sequence MNYREKKVMSIGIVCELTGLSERQIRYYEERKLIFPERTNGKTRKYSFTDVERLVEVAEKIEDGWRTHEIREKERKVTEQQRSDLIRGQLNAAFGLYKKQ encoded by the coding sequence ATGAACTACCGTGAAAAAAAGGTGATGTCGATCGGAATCGTCTGTGAATTGACCGGATTGTCAGAACGTCAGATTCGTTACTATGAAGAACGGAAGTTGATCTTTCCAGAACGGACAAATGGAAAGACACGAAAATATTCGTTTACGGATGTCGAGCGACTCGTCGAAGTCGCGGAAAAAATCGAGGATGGCTGGCGCACGCACGAAATTCGAGAAAAAGAACGCAAGGTAACGGAACAGCAACGTTCTGACTTGATTCGTGGTCAGTTGAATGCTGCATTCGGTCTTTACAAGAAACAGTGA
- the hemE gene encoding uroporphyrinogen decarboxylase → MMKKFNDTFLRAIRGEQIDHVPVWYMRQAGRYQAEYREIKKTRTLFEITHDSELGAYVTELPVKQLGVDAAILYKDIMTPLPSMGVDVEIKSGIGPVIANPIRTMADVEALQPFNREDIPYIYETIRLLRERLEVPLIGFSGAPFTLASYMIEGGPSKGYHKTKALMYGQPEVWHALMEKLGDMVIDYIKSQVDAGIQAFQIFDSWVGTTSRKDYVRYIKPTMERIFTELKDTGVPMIMFGVGASHLAEEWHSLPLDVVGLDWRLSIDEARERGLTKPVQGNLDPSYLLAPWDILEAKTKEILDMGMKQPGFIFNLGHGIFPEVDPEVLKRLTAFIHDYSKEKMEVGK, encoded by the coding sequence ATGATGAAGAAATTCAATGATACGTTTTTGCGGGCGATCCGTGGCGAGCAGATTGATCACGTTCCCGTCTGGTACATGCGACAAGCAGGTCGTTATCAAGCGGAATATCGTGAAATCAAGAAGACGCGGACGCTTTTCGAGATCACACATGACTCGGAACTAGGCGCATATGTGACAGAACTACCTGTAAAACAATTAGGGGTCGATGCAGCGATTCTGTATAAAGACATCATGACGCCACTTCCATCAATGGGCGTTGACGTCGAAATCAAGAGTGGTATCGGTCCAGTCATCGCGAACCCGATTCGCACGATGGCAGATGTCGAAGCATTACAACCATTCAACCGTGAAGATATTCCATATATCTATGAAACGATTCGTTTGTTACGGGAACGACTCGAAGTACCGTTGATTGGTTTTTCCGGGGCACCATTCACGCTTGCGAGCTACATGATTGAAGGTGGTCCTTCGAAGGGATACCATAAAACGAAAGCATTGATGTATGGACAACCTGAGGTATGGCATGCCTTAATGGAGAAACTAGGTGACATGGTCATCGATTACATCAAATCACAAGTGGATGCAGGAATCCAAGCGTTCCAAATCTTTGATTCATGGGTCGGAACGACAAGCCGGAAAGATTATGTCCGTTACATCAAGCCAACGATGGAACGCATTTTCACGGAATTAAAAGATACAGGCGTGCCGATGATCATGTTCGGTGTAGGAGCGAGTCACTTGGCAGAAGAATGGCACAGTTTACCGTTAGACGTCGTCGGACTTGATTGGCGTTTGTCGATTGACGAAGCGCGTGAGCGTGGACTGACGAAACCTGTCCAAGGAAACCTCGACCCGTCTTATCTGTTAGCGCCGTGGGATATCCTTGAAGCAAAAACGAAGGAAATTCTCGACATGGGAATGAAGCAACCAGGCTTCATCTTTAACCTCGGTCACGGCATCTTCCCGGAAGTCGATCCAGAAGTATTGAAACGTTTGACTGCATTTATCCATGATTATTCGAAAGAAAAAATGGAGGTAGGAAAATGA
- the hemH gene encoding ferrochelatase produces MKTLGLLVMAYGTPYKPEDIERYYTHIRRGRKPSPEALAELTERYEAIGGVSPLAQVTIDQAEELHRQLSEKYAGEIEFKLYLGLKHIEPFVEDAVEQMAKDGITEAVTVVLAPHYSTFSIRSYNGRAKEVADKHGIRLASVESWYKEEAFLDWWGKEIRKTFDALPVPEEKAVLVVSAHSLPEKIIANGDPYPEQLKETAELIAQRAGVPHMITGWQSAGQTPEPWLGPDVQDLTRDVYEEKGYEAFVYVPVGFVADHLEVLFDNDYECKVVCDELGIHYARPVMPNADPAFMKAVTEAVAKQVGSYVQ; encoded by the coding sequence ATGAAGACGTTAGGACTACTTGTTATGGCGTATGGTACGCCATATAAACCAGAAGATATCGAGCGTTATTATACGCACATCCGTCGCGGGCGCAAACCGTCTCCAGAAGCATTGGCAGAGTTGACGGAACGTTACGAAGCCATCGGTGGTGTCTCACCACTCGCACAAGTCACGATTGATCAGGCTGAAGAGCTACACCGTCAACTGTCTGAGAAATATGCTGGTGAAATCGAGTTCAAACTCTATCTTGGTCTGAAACACATCGAGCCATTCGTTGAGGATGCTGTCGAGCAAATGGCAAAAGACGGCATTACGGAAGCGGTCACGGTCGTTTTAGCACCACACTATTCGACGTTCAGTATTCGTTCATATAACGGTCGTGCGAAGGAAGTCGCGGATAAGCATGGTATTCGTCTCGCATCCGTCGAATCGTGGTACAAAGAAGAAGCGTTTCTCGATTGGTGGGGGAAAGAAATCCGCAAGACGTTCGACGCTTTACCAGTACCTGAAGAGAAAGCCGTTCTCGTCGTTTCAGCACACAGTCTACCTGAGAAAATCATTGCAAACGGTGATCCATACCCAGAGCAATTGAAGGAAACAGCCGAATTGATAGCGCAACGTGCTGGTGTACCGCATATGATCACAGGCTGGCAATCGGCTGGACAAACGCCAGAACCATGGCTTGGACCAGATGTTCAGGATTTGACACGTGACGTCTACGAAGAAAAAGGATACGAAGCATTCGTCTACGTACCCGTTGGTTTCGTTGCCGATCACCTAGAAGTATTGTTCGATAATGATTACGAGTGTAAAGTCGTCTGCGACGAACTCGGAATTCATTATGCGCGACCTGTCATGCCAAACGCGGATCCAGCTTTCATGAAAGCTGTCACGGAAGCCGTCGCGAAACAGGTGGGTAGTTATGTCCAGTAA
- the hemG gene encoding protoporphyrinogen oxidase, which produces MSSKRLVIVGGGISGLAAAYYAEKQFPEMNITLLEAEGRLGGKVATYRDEGLTIERGPDSYVARKHVLTDLIEEIGLGDQLVRNNTSQAYILDARGLHPIPKGAVMGIPTDLELFAETSLLTEEEKAEVTERLLHPAPDLTIPETDIPLGEYLRPRLGDALVEKLIEPLLSGIYAGDIDRMSTFATYPQFVANEQKAGSLFEGMRLMRPLDQQQGPTLKATGQFLSLATGLESLVERLEEVLERTEIRLETPLRSIEREDDGRYRLETDHGPEYADDILLTIPHRQVVSLLPDATLPGLANLSTHSTATVTLIFDKETALPIDGTGFIVNRRAPYSITACTAIDQKWNHAAPNHTVLRAFIGRPGKDALVRESDEMIERVVLEDLENICGRPLQPERVVISRLLDGLPAYTVGHAQRIQEVREIVASHYPHIHLAGLAYDGVGLPDCVAGVKATLEQMALQQPEPCKES; this is translated from the coding sequence ATGTCCAGTAAACGTCTCGTCATCGTGGGCGGTGGTATATCAGGACTTGCAGCCGCCTATTATGCAGAGAAGCAGTTTCCGGAGATGAACATCACGTTACTCGAGGCAGAAGGTCGTCTCGGTGGCAAGGTGGCGACATATCGGGACGAAGGATTGACGATCGAGCGGGGACCAGATTCATACGTCGCACGGAAACACGTGTTGACGGATCTCATTGAAGAGATCGGATTAGGGGATCAACTCGTTCGCAATAACACGTCGCAAGCGTATATCTTGGATGCGCGCGGTCTCCACCCGATTCCAAAAGGTGCCGTCATGGGCATCCCGACCGATTTAGAGTTATTCGCAGAGACGTCTCTACTGACGGAAGAAGAAAAAGCAGAGGTGACAGAACGTTTGCTTCACCCTGCTCCTGATTTGACGATTCCGGAAACAGACATCCCATTAGGGGAATACCTGCGTCCGCGTCTTGGAGATGCGCTCGTCGAGAAGTTGATCGAACCGCTTCTTTCAGGCATCTATGCGGGTGATATCGACCGGATGAGTACGTTCGCGACCTATCCGCAATTCGTTGCGAATGAGCAAAAGGCGGGAAGCTTGTTCGAAGGAATGCGCCTCATGCGTCCGCTTGATCAACAACAAGGTCCGACGCTCAAAGCGACAGGTCAATTCCTATCACTTGCTACTGGACTCGAGTCTCTCGTCGAGCGTTTAGAAGAAGTGCTCGAACGGACAGAGATTCGTCTAGAGACCCCACTTCGCTCGATTGAACGGGAAGACGACGGGCGGTATCGTCTCGAAACGGATCATGGTCCAGAATATGCCGATGATATTTTGTTGACGATTCCGCATCGCCAAGTCGTGTCCCTGTTACCAGATGCGACGCTTCCAGGGCTTGCGAACCTTTCGACACACTCGACAGCGACAGTTACGTTGATTTTCGATAAGGAAACGGCGTTACCGATTGATGGAACGGGATTCATCGTCAACCGTCGAGCACCGTATTCAATTACAGCATGCACGGCGATTGATCAAAAGTGGAATCATGCAGCACCGAATCATACTGTTCTGCGTGCCTTCATCGGACGCCCCGGAAAAGATGCACTCGTTCGTGAATCAGACGAAATGATTGAACGCGTCGTCTTAGAAGATCTTGAAAACATCTGTGGTCGTCCATTGCAACCGGAACGTGTCGTCATCAGTCGTCTATTAGACGGCTTACCGGCCTACACGGTAGGTCATGCACAGCGGATTCAAGAAGTGCGAGAAATCGTCGCTTCGCATTATCCACACATTCATTTAGCTGGACTTGCCTATGACGGTGTTGGTTTGCCAGACTGTGTAGCAGGTGTCAAAGCGACGCTTGAACAAATGGCGTTACAACAACCGGAACCATGTAAAGAATCATGA
- the cls gene encoding cardiolipin synthase: MVEVWSTFTIIIVYGLLIMNILAVLTVIFLERRDIGATWAWVFILYFVPLVGFLVYLFFGRLLKKTNFYRVTDEEQLEQDRRIALQKKELVTMGRHPMIQKHRDMIRMNLMSNGSLLSLSNQLQILSDGEQKFNRMIQDIRQAEHEVNIQYYIIQKDRLGLALIDTLTDCARRGIKVRLLYDAVGSRSLKRTDFKELLAHGGEVFAFFPSTIGFVNFRLNNRNHRKSCIIDGRIGYIGGFNVGTEYLGIDEKFGYWRDTHFRLEGDVVHDQLDRFILDWNQASDVYTEKSLFYYGTHRIQDILPMQIVTSGPDSRSEYLKLALIKMINEAKRTIYIQSPYFIPDTSYLDACKAALLSGVEVRIMIPNKPDHPFVYWATTAAVGELLSYGAKVYTYEPGFLHAKTIVVDGEIASVGTTNIDARSFRLNFEMNTIVYDQAVAIELERLFLADCEVSKLMTVESYAARSRTIKFKESISRLLSPIL, encoded by the coding sequence ATGGTGGAAGTATGGAGTACGTTCACGATCATCATCGTCTACGGATTACTTATCATGAATATCTTGGCTGTCCTGACGGTTATTTTTCTCGAACGGCGCGATATTGGTGCGACGTGGGCATGGGTATTCATCTTGTATTTCGTTCCGCTCGTTGGGTTTCTCGTCTATCTGTTTTTCGGAAGACTATTGAAAAAAACGAATTTTTATCGTGTCACGGATGAAGAACAACTGGAACAGGATAGACGGATTGCCTTACAGAAAAAAGAACTTGTAACGATGGGACGGCACCCGATGATTCAAAAGCACCGGGATATGATTCGGATGAACTTAATGTCGAACGGTTCCCTGCTCAGTCTCTCGAATCAACTGCAGATTCTTTCGGATGGCGAGCAAAAATTCAATCGGATGATTCAAGATATCCGTCAGGCTGAGCATGAGGTGAATATCCAATATTACATCATTCAGAAAGATCGTCTCGGGTTAGCGTTGATCGATACATTGACCGATTGTGCCCGTCGTGGGATCAAAGTTCGTCTCTTGTATGATGCTGTCGGATCACGGAGTCTCAAACGGACGGACTTCAAGGAGTTACTCGCACACGGGGGAGAAGTGTTTGCCTTTTTCCCGTCGACGATTGGTTTCGTTAATTTTCGATTGAACAACCGCAATCACCGTAAATCCTGCATCATCGACGGTCGAATCGGCTATATTGGTGGGTTCAACGTTGGTACGGAATATCTCGGTATCGATGAAAAGTTCGGCTACTGGCGGGATACACATTTTCGCTTGGAAGGTGACGTCGTTCATGATCAACTCGACCGATTTATTCTCGACTGGAACCAAGCAAGCGACGTCTATACGGAAAAATCTTTATTTTACTATGGAACGCATAGAATTCAGGATATATTACCGATGCAAATCGTCACATCGGGTCCGGATTCTCGTTCAGAGTATTTGAAGCTTGCCTTGATCAAGATGATCAACGAAGCAAAACGGACGATTTATATCCAATCGCCTTATTTCATTCCAGACACGAGTTATTTAGATGCATGTAAGGCAGCCCTTCTGTCCGGAGTGGAAGTCCGTATCATGATTCCGAACAAGCCGGACCATCCATTCGTTTACTGGGCAACGACTGCGGCTGTAGGGGAGTTGTTATCGTACGGAGCTAAAGTCTACACGTATGAACCTGGATTTTTACATGCGAAGACAATCGTCGTTGATGGTGAGATTGCTTCAGTCGGGACGACGAATATCGATGCGCGAAGTTTTCGGTTGAACTTTGAAATGAATACGATCGTCTATGATCAGGCAGTAGCGATTGAACTAGAGCGTCTTTTCCTCGCTGATTGTGAGGTATCAAAGCTCATGACGGTCGAGTCGTATGCCGCGCGATCAAGAACGATTAAATTCAAGGAAAGTATTTCGCGTTTGTTGTCACCGATCTTGTAA
- a CDS encoding Cof-type HAD-IIB family hydrolase codes for MANPIKLLVSDMDGTVLSGKQRIEPETIQAIEAAREQGVEFAIATGRNYLNAKELTDAAGIHCPIIASNGARVMTVDGEELSATTLTTEQAQQIYGIISQYEVFFEMFCDQGLVTAQGATIDAAYDSLKELSEESDRAKQVLDFFHDRYYVHEDVKMIDGFRSYIRNQAGKVFKFISFSFDQELMKKIWQEIEQKVDGVYVTSSGHDNIEVMAVGADKGTAVKILADHLGVPIEQVAVIGDNLNDLPMFKVAGKAIAMGNGHDEAKAIAHHVTKSNDEHGVGYAIQQLASRAW; via the coding sequence ATGGCAAATCCAATCAAACTACTCGTATCAGACATGGACGGAACCGTTCTTTCGGGCAAGCAACGAATTGAACCGGAGACGATTCAGGCAATTGAAGCGGCACGCGAACAAGGTGTCGAATTTGCAATCGCAACAGGACGTAACTACTTAAATGCAAAAGAATTAACAGATGCAGCAGGAATCCACTGTCCGATCATTGCTTCAAACGGGGCACGTGTGATGACCGTCGATGGAGAAGAGTTGAGTGCGACGACGTTGACGACGGAACAAGCACAGCAAATTTACGGCATCATCAGTCAATATGAAGTTTTCTTTGAGATGTTCTGTGATCAAGGGCTCGTAACAGCACAAGGAGCGACGATCGACGCAGCCTATGATTCGCTGAAAGAGTTGAGTGAAGAAAGTGATCGGGCGAAACAAGTGCTTGATTTCTTCCACGATCGTTATTATGTCCACGAAGACGTCAAGATGATTGATGGATTCCGATCATACATCCGTAACCAAGCGGGAAAAGTATTTAAATTCATCTCATTCTCGTTTGATCAAGAATTAATGAAAAAAATCTGGCAGGAAATCGAGCAGAAGGTCGACGGTGTCTATGTCACGTCGTCAGGACACGATAACATCGAAGTCATGGCAGTTGGTGCCGATAAAGGAACGGCGGTTAAAATCCTCGCAGACCACCTCGGTGTGCCAATCGAACAGGTCGCTGTCATCGGTGATAATCTAAACGATCTTCCAATGTTCAAAGTTGCCGGAAAGGCGATCGCGATGGGAAATGGTCATGATGAGGCGAAAGCGATTGCCCATCACGTGACGAAATCAAATGATGAGCACGGCGTCGGATATGCGATTCAGCAGTTGGCGTCCCGCGCTTGGTAA
- the mscL gene encoding large-conductance mechanosensitive channel protein MscL has protein sequence MFKAFKEFAFRGNVIDLAVGVILGAAFSGIIKSLVDSVFMPLIGIIIGGIDVKGLSVMVGNAELQYGQFLQASIEFLLIAFALFIFVKGITSFRKKEEVVEEEAVPTTEEKLLTEIRDALIHQNESSTKN, from the coding sequence ATGTTTAAGGCATTCAAGGAATTCGCATTTCGAGGAAATGTGATCGACTTAGCGGTCGGAGTTATTCTTGGTGCTGCGTTTAGTGGGATCATCAAATCACTCGTCGACAGCGTCTTCATGCCACTGATCGGTATCATTATCGGGGGCATTGATGTCAAAGGATTGTCGGTCATGGTTGGAAATGCAGAGTTGCAGTACGGTCAATTTCTTCAAGCGAGCATCGAATTCTTGTTGATCGCTTTTGCACTGTTTATCTTCGTCAAAGGAATCACTTCATTCCGGAAGAAGGAAGAAGTCGTCGAAGAAGAAGCGGTACCAACGACAGAAGAAAAATTATTGACAGAAATCAGAGATGCCTTGATTCATCAAAATGAGTCATCGACGAAAAACTGA